A portion of the Macaca mulatta isolate MMU2019108-1 chromosome 2, T2T-MMU8v2.0, whole genome shotgun sequence genome contains these proteins:
- the LOC694260 gene encoding LOW QUALITY PROTEIN: ATP synthase F(0) complex subunit C1, mitochondrial (The sequence of the model RefSeq protein was modified relative to this genomic sequence to represent the inferred CDS: substituted 1 base at 1 genomic stop codon), which yields MQTTGALFISPAQIHCCTRGLIRPVSASFLNSPENSSKQPSYSSSQLQVARQEFQTTVVVSWDIDTATKFIGAEAATVGVAGSVAGIGIVFGSLIIGYARNPSLRQXLFSYAILGFTLSEAMGGLFCLMVTFHILFTV from the coding sequence ATGCAGACCACTGGGGCACTGTTCATTTCTCCAGCTCAGATCCACTGTTGCACCAGGGGTCTAATCAGGCCTGTGTCTGCCTCCTTCTTGAATAGTCCAGAGAATTCATCTAAACAGCCTTCCTACAGCAGCTCCCAACTCCAGGTGGCCagacaggagttccagaccactgtTGTTGTCTCCTGGGACATTGACACAGCAACCAAGTTTATCGGTGCTGAGGCAGCCACAGTTGGTGTGGCTGGTTCAGTGGCTGGCATTGGAATTGTGTTTGGCAGCTTGATCATTGGCTATGCCAGGAACCCGTCTCTCAGGCAGTAGCTCTTCTCCTATGCCATTCTGGGTTTTACCCTGTCTGAGGCCATGGGGGGGCTCTTCTGTTTGATGGTCACCTTCCACATCCTCTTCACCGTGTGA